TCAGGGTCTGGCGCTGCGAAGCCTCGCGGCGGATCGGGCTACCGATCTGCTCGACGACGACGGTGGTGCTCTTAGCCTTTGCCATGATGCCACCCTCACACTTCGGCCGCGGCATCGGTGCCGGCATCGCGACGACGCGTCTGCAGGGCCGAGACCTTGAGCGAGCGGCGCGCGGCGACGCCGCGCGGGCTATCCTCGTTCTTCAACGCGTCGAAGGTGGCGCGCACGAGGTTGTAGGGGTTCGACGAGCCGAGCGACTTCGACACGACGTCCTGCATGCCGACCGCCTCGAAGACGGCGCGCATCGGGCCGCCGGCGATGATGCCGGTACCGGCAGGCGCAGCGCGCAGGATGACCTTGCCGGCGCCATGACGGCCCTGGACGTCATGATGCAGGGTGCGGCCTTCGCGCAGCGGGATGCGGACGAGGCCGCGCTTGGCGGCTTCCGTCGCCTTGCGGATCGCCTCGGGCACTTCGCGGGCCTTGCCATGGCCGAAGCCGACGCGGCCCTTCTGGTCGCCGACGACGACGAGGGCAGCGAAGCCGAAGCGACGGCCGCCCTTCACCACCTTGGCGACGCGGTTGATGTGGACCAGGCGGTCCACAAATTCAGAATCGCGCTCTTCGCGAACCTGACGGTCACGAGATTCTCTCGCCATGTCTTCCTCTTACTTGCGCGGACAGTGCCGATCATGGCCCGCCGCTCGCTCGAGCGCTCCGGAATGGAGCGACTTTCCAAATGCGATATGCGGGAAGCCGGTAAGGCCTCCCGCATCCCGCGGTCTTCAACCAATCAGAAGCTCAGCCCGCCTTCGCGAGCCGCTTCCGCCAGCGCCTTGACGCGGCCATGGTACATATAGGCGCCACGGTCGAACACGACCTCCTTGACGCCGGCCTTGATGGCGCGCTCGGCAAGGATCTTGCCGATCGTGGCCGCGGCCTCGACATTCGCGCCAGACTTGATGTCGGCGCGGATGGCCTTGTCGAGCGACGAGGCCGAAGCGAGCGTCAGCCCCTTCGTATCGTCGATGACCTGCGCATAGATCTGCTTGCCGGTGCGATGCACCGACAGGCGGGCGCGGCCATTGGCGACTGCCTTGATCGCGCGGCGGACACGAGCCCGGCGGCGCGCAGTGTTTTCTGTCTGCTTGCTCATGGCTGGCGTCCTTACTTCTTCTTCCCTTCCTTGCGGAAGATGAACTCGCCGGCGTACTTGACGCCCTTGCCCTTGTAGGGTTCGGGTCCGCGATAGTCGCGGATTTCCGCGGCAGTCTGGCCGACGACCTGCTTGTCGATGCCGACGACGACGATTTCCGTCGGCTTCGGCGTCGTGATCGTCACCCCGGTCGGGATTTCGTAGTCGATGTCGTGGCTGTAGCCGAGCGAGAGCTTGAGGATCTTGCCGTTGACAGCGGCCTTGTAGCCGACGCCGTTGATCTCGAGCTTCTTCTCGAAGCCGGCCGTCGTGCCGACGACCAGGTTGTTGATGCGAGCACGCGAGGTGCCCCAAAGCGCGCGGGCGCGTTTGGTCTGCGAGCGCGGCTGGACGGCGATGGCGCCGTTCTCCAGTGCGACCGAAACCTCGACGGGAACCTCGAAGGACAGTTCGCCCTTCGAGCCCTTGATCTTGACCAGCTGGCCCGAGACGTCGGCGGTGACGCCAGCCGGGACCGAAACAGGTTTCTTACCGATACGAGACATTGAATCTCTCCTGAGCAGCGGCCTGAAGGTCAGAAGACCTTGCAGAGCACTTCGCCACCCACGTTCTGCTCGCGGGCAAGATGATCGGACATCACGCCCTTGGGCGTGGAGACGATGGTGACGCCGAGGCCGTCGGCCACGCGCGGCATGGTCTCGACCGAGGAGTAGACGCGACGGCCGGGCTTCGACACGCGCGAGATCGACCGGATGACCGGCTGTCCCTCGTGGTATTTCAGCTCGATGTCGAACTCGGTACGGCCGTTGCCGAACTCAGTGGTCGAATAGCCGCGGATGTAGCCTTCCGACTGCAGCACGTCCAGAACGCGGGCGCGCAGCTTCGAGCCCGGGGTCGAGACACGCGACTTGCGCCGCATCTGTGCATTGCGAATACGGGTCAGCATATCGCCAAGCGGATCGATGATCGCCATGATGCTACCTCCTCACCAGCTCGACTTGACGAGGCCGGGAACCAGCCCCTTGTTGCCGAGCTCGCGCAGAGCAACGCGCGACATCTTCAACTTGCGATAGAAAGCGCGCGGGCGGCCGGTGACTTCGCAGCGGTTGCGCACGCGGATGCCGGCAGAATTGCGCGGCAGTTCGGCCAGCTTCAGGCGAGCGAGGAAACGCTCGTCCATGGACTGGGTTTCGTCATTAGCGATCGCGAGAAGACGCGCACGACGGCCCGCGAATTTCTTCACGAGCGCCTTGCGGCGATTGTTGTTCTCGACGGAGCTTTTCTTAGCCATCGATATCTCCTGGTTTCCGCGTATGAGCCCGAAGGCTCACTGCCGGAACGGGAAGTTGAAGTGCTTGAGCAGGGCACGGGCCTCGTCATCCGACTTGGCGGTCGTGCAGACGATCACGTCCATACCCCAGACCTGGTCGACCTTGTCGTAGTTGATCTCAGGAAACACGATGTGCTCCTTGATCCCGAGCGCGAAATTGCCGCGCCCGTCGAACGACTTCGGGTTGAGACCACGGAAGTCGCGCACACGCGGCAAGGCGATGGTGACGAGCCGATCGACGAACTCGAACATCTTGGTCTTGCGCAGCGTGACCTTGCAGCCGACCGCCATGTTCTCACGCAGCTTGAAGCCGGCGATGGCGAGGCGGGACTTGGTGATGACCGGCTTCTGACCGGCGATCATGGCGAGGTCGCCAGCGGCGTTGTCGACCTTCTTGCGGTCGGCAGTCGCTTCGCCAACGCCCATGTTGATGACGACCTTCTCAAGGGTCGGCACTTCCATGACGTTCTTGTAGCCGAACTCGGCGATCATCGCGGGACGGACGACGTCCTCGTAATGCTTCTTCATACGCGGCGAGAGAGCCGCCTGCTGATTCTCAGCCATCGATCAGATCCCCCGAACGCTTGGCGAAACGGACCTTGCGGCCATCATCGAGCACCTTGAAGCCGACGCGGGTCGGCTTGCCGTCCTTCGGATCGGCGACGGCCAGGTTCGACAAGTCGATCGTGGCCTCCTTGCTGATGATGCCGCCCTCGGACTGGGCAGTCGCCTTGGTGTGCTTCTTGACCAGGTTTACGCCACGCACCACGGCACGGGCGTCCTTCGGCAGGACCTGGAGCACTTCGCCGTTCTTGCCCTTGTCACGGCCGGCGAGCACGACGACCTTGTCGCCTTTTTTGATTTTCGCAGCCATCACAACACCTCGGGAGCGAGCGAAATGATCTTCATGTGGTTCTTGGCGCGCAGCTCGCGCGGAACCGGTCCGAAGATACGGGTGCCCACAGGCTCCTTCTGGTTGTTGATCAGCACGGCCGCATTGCGGTCGAAGCGAATCACCGAACCATCG
This sequence is a window from Bosea vestrisii. Protein-coding genes within it:
- the rpsE gene encoding 30S ribosomal protein S5, with product MARESRDRQVREERDSEFVDRLVHINRVAKVVKGGRRFGFAALVVVGDQKGRVGFGHGKAREVPEAIRKATEAAKRGLVRIPLREGRTLHHDVQGRHGAGKVILRAAPAGTGIIAGGPMRAVFEAVGMQDVVSKSLGSSNPYNLVRATFDALKNEDSPRGVAARRSLKVSALQTRRRDAGTDAAAEV
- the rplR gene encoding 50S ribosomal protein L18; amino-acid sequence: MSKQTENTARRRARVRRAIKAVANGRARLSVHRTGKQIYAQVIDDTKGLTLASASSLDKAIRADIKSGANVEAAATIGKILAERAIKAGVKEVVFDRGAYMYHGRVKALAEAAREGGLSF
- the rplF gene encoding 50S ribosomal protein L6; protein product: MSRIGKKPVSVPAGVTADVSGQLVKIKGSKGELSFEVPVEVSVALENGAIAVQPRSQTKRARALWGTSRARINNLVVGTTAGFEKKLEINGVGYKAAVNGKILKLSLGYSHDIDYEIPTGVTITTPKPTEIVVVGIDKQVVGQTAAEIRDYRGPEPYKGKGVKYAGEFIFRKEGKKK
- the rpsH gene encoding 30S ribosomal protein S8 — protein: MAIIDPLGDMLTRIRNAQMRRKSRVSTPGSKLRARVLDVLQSEGYIRGYSTTEFGNGRTEFDIELKYHEGQPVIRSISRVSKPGRRVYSSVETMPRVADGLGVTIVSTPKGVMSDHLAREQNVGGEVLCKVF
- the rpsN gene encoding 30S ribosomal protein S14, whose protein sequence is MAKKSSVENNNRRKALVKKFAGRRARLLAIANDETQSMDERFLARLKLAELPRNSAGIRVRNRCEVTGRPRAFYRKLKMSRVALRELGNKGLVPGLVKSSW
- the rplE gene encoding 50S ribosomal protein L5, with product MAENQQAALSPRMKKHYEDVVRPAMIAEFGYKNVMEVPTLEKVVINMGVGEATADRKKVDNAAGDLAMIAGQKPVITKSRLAIAGFKLRENMAVGCKVTLRKTKMFEFVDRLVTIALPRVRDFRGLNPKSFDGRGNFALGIKEHIVFPEINYDKVDQVWGMDVIVCTTAKSDDEARALLKHFNFPFRQ
- the rplX gene encoding 50S ribosomal protein L24 — encoded protein: MAAKIKKGDKVVVLAGRDKGKNGEVLQVLPKDARAVVRGVNLVKKHTKATAQSEGGIISKEATIDLSNLAVADPKDGKPTRVGFKVLDDGRKVRFAKRSGDLIDG